GAATTCGACAGCTCTATTTTAACAGCGCTATTGTTGACCGAGGATGCTAAGTAAGGCCCGTCCTGGACAGCACGTAAGGAGTGCGGCAGGGCTTTATCAAAGGCGATTAGTTCATCGTAGGAGTAAAGATAAAGCTCATAAAGGCCCACGTCATAAAGTGAAGAGTTCGCTGAAGTCGTGGTTAAAGAAGTGACATTGCCCGTTACCAAAAGTGCAGAATCTGCGTCAGAGTCTACGAGCTCTACCCAGGAACGTACGTCCCACTGAAACACCAAATCGTACTGAGAAACACCGATAGTGTAATTCCAGGACAGGTCTTGTGTTGTGGAGGTGAGCTGAAGCGGAGAATTCGATGTCACATTATAGGCTTCGATCACCAGGTAGAGGTTGGAATACTCCGTGAGATTGCCATCCTGGTCCTCAAGTGGCGTGGCGGCCAGCGCCTCCATGTACCCGGCAGAGAAAAGTGCGCGGCTGCCCTTGGATGTGTCCGATGTGACCTCCTGGTCGAAGGAGTACCAAACGGCTAGTTGCAACTCAGTAGAGTTGGAAAGCCGCGCGGACTCCGAGTGGAGATTTCCGCTGATAAAAACCAGCATGTCGAGCTTGGACATGGTATGAGCGTATGTGGAGTTGATCTGGAAAGTAAAGTAGTCGCGCTTGCCTGCAGTAATCACGGACTCGATTGGTGTCCATTCTTGGATCAGGTTGGAGTTCAGCAGcgaagctctttgaacCTCTTCATCGGAGACCGAAAAGTCTCTGTAGCCTTGAACCGTTCCCAGAAACGCTGCTATCCATGTGATTGCCCACAAACCCCAATACATCTCATTTGTCATGAAAGACTCTTGAAATTATGCACTTTCCAGGGCCCTTGAACAAAACACCACAGGACTGCACTCAGTGAAAATTCAGCAAGCGTTAAAACTCTCAAATTAAGCGCAATCGCGAAGGTTGCAAAGAACAAATTTCTCCTGTCGTCGTTGCTAGTCTGTGACCTTGAGAGATTCTCGTTCGAAATCCAATTCGAGCGCCAGTACCTAAATATACATGGGTTCCCCATCGCACGAAGATAGTCAAAaaatttggcaaaaaaTAACGTCACAGACAGGATTCGAACCTGCGCAGGTAAAACCCAATGCCTAACTCGCTTTCGAACTGTCGAATAGCAGGGCATcgccttaaccactcggccaCTGGGACGCTTGGTGATGGAAGAGTGGAAATGGCTCTGAGATAACAGAATAAAGGTTTAAGGTTATTCTCAGTTTCAGGCAAGTTCATGCGGCAAATGCCTTCAGTATGCTGGGATCAAGAGGAAGGGACCTACAGGCTTCTGGGCCAAGGATCCTTGCACCACTTTTACGCTTAATAGCCAGAAGAGAACTGGCTTGTAACGACCGTCAGGTTAGTGCGGATAGTTTCCTGAAGAGACAATATCATCAGGCGTTTGGCCACGTTGATACATTTCAGCCCCACTTGGGAGCATATATGACATAGAAAGACAGTTGTTGGCGAAAGTCTGCTGTGTGCTCAGTTTCAGTTCTCAGTTCGACATGCGTTGAGCTCTCCGGCCGGCGTGTATAAAGTTCTTTAATTGAGAACCCGGCCAAACAGTGAGGAACTTGTTTGTAGTAGCAGTATCCTCGGACCAGGTGTTTTTGTCTGGACACTCGACGACTCTCCGAGATGGCGAGAAAAGCGCAGCCCCGAGATGGTAGGGATGGTGACTAGAACCGGCCACAGCATTGTactatttttttttaaatgGTCAAGTTCGGCCGTGCGTGACCTCCATCAACCGCGAGCTACTGTCTTGCGGCCAGGAATCGCCCAGCGTCATCGCGTTGATTtatgttgaagaagttcagaGTTGCCTCTGAAAGCAGCACTAAGACTGTGCCAACGCCATCAAGTACAGTACAGCGAATTGCCTCGTATAAGACGAAACAGGGCTCTTAAGATC
Above is a genomic segment from Lachancea thermotolerans CBS 6340 chromosome A complete sequence containing:
- the MID1 gene encoding Mid1p (similar to uniprot|P41821 Saccharomyces cerevisiae YNL291C MID1 N-glycosylated integral plasma membrane protein), with protein sequence MTNEMYWGLWAITWIAAFLGTVQGYRDFSVSDEEVQRASLLNSNLIQEWTPIESVITAGKRDYFTFQINSTYAHTMSKLDMLVFISGNLHSESARLSNSTELQLAVWYSFDQEVTSDTSKGSRALFSAGYMEALAATPLEDQDGNLTEYSNLYLVIEAYNVTSNSPLQLTSTTQDLSWNYTIGVSQYDLVFQWDVRSWVELVDSDADSALLVTGNVTSLTTTSANSSLYDVGLYELYLYSYDELIAFDKALPHSLRAVQDGPYLASSVNNSAVKIELSNSSTPEIVKSLTVRGGSVKEQFYITGLNHSTTYGVYLTKKISDNTEVLSDSGGILFSKATFTTMADDSCSLIFGLDFCDGVAYSVPTAKSAGTNKTVTSLIYDGIASSLYSNFSKALQMIPCDTEKDARFSPLRTCNDCANSYRNWLCAVTIPRCTTENSSYYIHRDKTQNRNDFLNQQIQPIHDYYEILPCIDMCYNLAADCPPDFQFSCPSKTSHSELLYLSYSVWEENDFHTCNYVGNSRNLHILNS